A window from Methylocystis sp. MJC1 encodes these proteins:
- a CDS encoding bifunctional [glutamine synthetase] adenylyltransferase/[glutamine synthetase]-adenylyl-L-tyrosine phosphorylase — protein sequence MTLDADALLSRAKIIISGAEPEKAQKALDRVLEKDKGALASFLAAQPKARDLLLGVLGSSSYLTDLAARDPARLAAALAADPQTRIGALIDDTKALETDDEAEIMRRLRLIKQEAALVIALADLSKAWDTLQATEALTRIADAMLSAAIRFTLRQAQRAGKLELADQRDPERASGWIFLGMGKGGAYELNYSSDIDLIVFFDRSRARLTDPSEDVDLFVKLTKRIVKIMSERTSDGYVFRTDLRLRPDPGATPIAIPLEAALSYYESMGQNWERAAYIKARPVAGDIYAGEQFLQELSPFVWRKYFDFAAIADVHSIKRQIHAHKGHGKIAVIGHNIKLGRGGIREIEFFTQTQQLITGGRDKRLRGRATLPMLDQLVESGWVEAQARDDLREAYLFLRDVEHRIQMVADEQKHTLPDTRDGVENIARMMGFAGYDDFAEALMKRLDIVQGHYARLFETAPELSSAGGNLVFTGDEDDPETIETLAGMGYKDPKMVTATIRGWHFGRYAATRSTVARERLTELTPKLLEALAATDNADQAFLAFDKLIQKLPAGVQLFSLLVSQPRLLTLLAAITGAAPKLSATISKRPRVLDALMEPAFFHTLPSDADLRERLAAQFAEARSYEDALDRARIFGQEQKFLIGVRVLTGSISVADVGAAYTRLAETLIACLFEEICKEFEKAHGRIEKGAAAVVAMGKLGGREMTAASDLDLMLLYDADPHAESVGGERSLSTAQYYARLTQRLITAISAPTAEGTLYETDFRLRPSGNMGPIAVSLKSFEAYQAEEAWTWEHMALTRARVVAGPAEFAARVEAAIRAALVRPRDPHKLKIDVLAMRKRIEQAKGSNNPWEVKQAPGGLIDIEFIAQYLMLLHGAAHPEVFSTTTPVALRMLRDASLLDAGAAETLHAASSLYQGLTQVLRLAVDGPFRPTDAPRGLTELLLRVGDSPDLSHLEALLADSQKRTREIFTFVIGPFSGPITGSGELSEAPPPA from the coding sequence TTGACGCTCGACGCCGACGCCCTGCTCTCCCGCGCCAAAATCATCATCTCGGGCGCCGAGCCCGAAAAAGCGCAAAAGGCGCTCGACCGCGTCCTCGAGAAGGACAAGGGCGCACTCGCGTCCTTCCTCGCTGCGCAGCCAAAGGCGCGCGACCTGCTCCTCGGCGTCTTGGGCTCCTCCTCCTATCTCACCGATCTCGCGGCGCGCGATCCGGCGCGTCTGGCGGCGGCGCTCGCGGCCGATCCACAGACACGCATCGGCGCGTTGATCGACGACACCAAGGCGCTGGAAACCGACGACGAAGCCGAGATCATGCGCCGGCTGCGGCTCATCAAGCAGGAGGCGGCGCTCGTCATCGCGCTCGCCGATCTCTCCAAGGCGTGGGACACGCTGCAGGCAACGGAGGCGCTCACCCGCATTGCCGACGCCATGCTTTCCGCCGCCATTCGTTTCACGCTGCGCCAAGCCCAGCGCGCAGGCAAGCTGGAGCTCGCGGACCAGCGCGACCCCGAACGCGCCTCGGGGTGGATTTTCCTCGGCATGGGCAAGGGCGGCGCCTATGAGCTGAACTACTCCTCGGACATCGACCTCATCGTCTTTTTCGACCGTTCCCGCGCCCGCCTCACCGACCCTTCCGAAGACGTCGATCTCTTCGTGAAGCTCACCAAGCGCATCGTGAAGATCATGAGCGAGCGCACGAGCGACGGCTATGTCTTCCGCACCGATCTGCGCTTGCGCCCGGACCCCGGCGCCACGCCCATCGCCATTCCGCTGGAGGCCGCGCTCTCTTACTACGAAAGCATGGGCCAGAATTGGGAGCGCGCGGCCTATATCAAGGCGCGGCCTGTCGCCGGAGACATTTACGCGGGCGAACAATTTTTGCAGGAGCTGTCGCCCTTCGTCTGGCGCAAATATTTCGACTTCGCCGCGATCGCCGACGTGCATTCGATCAAGCGGCAGATTCACGCGCACAAGGGCCACGGCAAGATCGCCGTCATCGGCCACAATATCAAATTGGGGCGCGGCGGCATTCGCGAGATCGAGTTCTTCACGCAGACCCAGCAGCTCATCACCGGCGGACGCGACAAGAGATTGCGCGGCCGCGCGACGCTGCCCATGCTCGACCAGCTCGTCGAGAGCGGATGGGTCGAGGCGCAGGCGCGCGACGATTTGCGTGAAGCCTACCTGTTCCTGCGCGATGTCGAGCATCGCATTCAGATGGTCGCCGACGAGCAGAAACATACGCTGCCCGACACGAGAGACGGAGTGGAAAATATTGCCCGCATGATGGGCTTTGCCGGCTATGACGACTTTGCCGAGGCGCTCATGAAGCGGCTCGACATCGTGCAGGGGCATTATGCGCGGCTTTTCGAGACGGCGCCCGAGCTTTCTTCGGCAGGCGGCAATCTCGTCTTCACCGGCGACGAGGACGATCCCGAGACGATCGAGACGCTCGCGGGCATGGGCTACAAAGACCCCAAAATGGTGACCGCCACTATTCGCGGCTGGCACTTCGGCCGCTACGCCGCGACGCGCTCGACCGTCGCCCGCGAACGCCTCACTGAGCTCACGCCGAAATTGCTCGAAGCCCTCGCCGCGACCGACAACGCCGACCAAGCCTTTCTCGCTTTCGACAAGCTCATCCAGAAGCTTCCCGCCGGCGTGCAGCTCTTCTCCCTGCTCGTCTCACAGCCGCGCCTGCTCACGCTGCTCGCCGCCATCACCGGCGCGGCGCCGAAGCTCTCCGCCACCATTTCGAAACGCCCGCGCGTGCTCGACGCGCTGATGGAGCCGGCGTTCTTCCACACTTTGCCGAGCGACGCCGATCTGCGCGAGCGCCTTGCGGCGCAATTCGCCGAGGCGCGCTCTTATGAAGACGCGCTCGACCGCGCCCGCATCTTCGGCCAGGAGCAGAAGTTTCTGATCGGCGTGCGCGTGCTGACGGGCTCGATCTCGGTCGCGGACGTCGGCGCCGCCTATACGCGCCTTGCCGAGACGCTGATTGCTTGCCTCTTCGAGGAGATCTGCAAGGAATTCGAAAAAGCGCATGGCCGCATAGAGAAGGGCGCGGCGGCGGTCGTCGCCATGGGCAAGCTCGGGGGCCGCGAGATGACGGCCGCTTCCGATCTCGACCTCATGCTGCTCTACGACGCCGATCCGCACGCAGAGTCGGTCGGGGGCGAGCGTTCGCTCTCGACGGCGCAATATTACGCCCGCCTCACCCAGCGTCTGATCACCGCGATTTCGGCGCCGACGGCCGAAGGCACGCTCTACGAAACGGATTTTCGCCTCCGCCCCTCCGGCAATATGGGGCCGATCGCGGTGAGCCTTAAATCCTTCGAGGCTTACCAGGCGGAAGAGGCTTGGACATGGGAGCATATGGCGCTGACGCGCGCCCGCGTCGTCGCCGGGCCGGCGGAATTCGCCGCCCGCGTCGAGGCGGCGATCCGCGCCGCGCTGGTCCGGCCGCGCGATCCGCATAAGCTGAAGATCGACGTCCTCGCCATGCGCAAGCGGATCGAGCAAGCAAAGGGTTCGAACAACCCCTGGGAGGTGAAGCAGGCTCCGGGCGGGCTCATCGACATCGAATTCATCGCCCAATATCTGATGCTCCTGCATGGCGCGGCGCATCCAGAGGTTTTCTCGACGACGACGCCTGTGGCGCTGCGCATGCTGCGCGACGCCAGCCTCCTCGACGCCGGCGCAGCGGAGACGCTTCACGCCGCCTCGAGCCTTTACCAAGGGCTCACGCAAGTCCTGCGCCTTGCCGTCGACGGTCCTTTCCGGCCGACCGACGCGCCCCGCGGGCTGACCGAGCTTCTCCTGCGGGTTGGCGACTCGCCAGATCTCTCCCATCTGGAGGCGCTGCTTGCTGATTCTCAGAAGCGGACTCGGGAAATTTTCACCTTTGTCATCGGACCGTTTTCTGGGCCGATTACCGGCTCTGGGGAGTTGTCAGAGGCGCCGCCTCCGGCATAG